From Verrucomicrobia bacterium S94, the proteins below share one genomic window:
- a CDS encoding SDR family oxidoreductase, which translates to MKIMITGASGLLGRACAASFADLNPVTCAWSRASKNNLKLDLTDSKAIRSAMERIKPGLIIHAAAERKPDICETRQDLTLRLNVDATRTIATFAAETGAKMIYISTDYVFDGSHPPYSVDAATNPLNYYGQTKRTGELATHTASADHIVLRVPILYGEVENLKESPVTLMLHKLLDPAPVAEDHWAVRFPTYVGDIAATLRNWLPTLDKASGIYHFSGKEALTKFEMLKIMGEVLHLSSEHLSANLEPPSGAPRPKNCQLDISRLAACTRLQQTPFRENIGRILKPFLKGSHYE; encoded by the coding sequence ATGAAAATCATGATCACCGGAGCCAGCGGACTGCTGGGCCGTGCCTGCGCCGCATCCTTTGCCGATCTCAATCCCGTCACCTGCGCCTGGAGTCGGGCCAGTAAAAACAACCTCAAACTGGACCTTACTGACTCCAAGGCCATTCGTTCAGCAATGGAGCGGATAAAGCCCGGTTTGATTATACACGCCGCAGCGGAACGAAAACCTGACATCTGCGAAACCCGGCAGGATCTGACACTGCGGTTAAATGTGGATGCCACCCGGACAATCGCCACCTTCGCCGCGGAAACCGGGGCTAAAATGATTTATATTTCCACTGACTATGTGTTCGACGGCTCCCACCCGCCTTATTCCGTGGACGCAGCAACAAATCCGCTCAATTACTACGGACAGACCAAACGCACCGGGGAACTGGCAACCCACACCGCTTCGGCCGACCACATCGTTCTGCGTGTTCCGATTCTCTATGGTGAAGTGGAAAACCTCAAAGAATCCCCGGTCACACTGATGCTGCACAAACTGCTCGATCCGGCACCGGTTGCCGAAGACCACTGGGCGGTGCGTTTCCCGACTTACGTCGGCGATATTGCTGCAACGCTGCGGAACTGGCTTCCGACCCTCGATAAGGCTTCGGGCATCTATCATTTCAGCGGAAAAGAAGCGCTGACCAAATTTGAAATGCTCAAGATCATGGGCGAAGTCCTGCACCTGAGCTCCGAACATCTCTCCGCGAACCTTGAGCCGCCGTCCGGTGCTCCGCGGCCGAAAAACTGCCAGCTGGACATCAGCAGGCTGGCGGCATGCACGCGCTTGCAGCAGACGCCGTTCCGCGAGAATATCGGACGGATTCTGAAACCGTTTTTGAAAGGAAGCCATTATGAGTAA
- a CDS encoding PEP-CTERM sorting domain-containing protein — MKTTVTFTFLLFFCTTSFSEIFTLDLNSPNQFTDNFQTSYTGTPVSQQSDGGLGGSGSIDFTSGDGTQGWYTKFSFDPIDVGGSLSLSYAFQYHDNDEKLSSVSGVKIGFCTDPTSPSNQYGMPSSGLLGDLGMWSWGNAILSSDSSGMISGGLGNAISMTDYGWYEIGLALSRTADTTYDITYSFWSLNDDGEKDTQLGFNSGTPYDSSKFNTTLYAFLALENPTATATFNALDNITLSSTGTINDLAIPEPSSLTLAGFICAFAFFIRRRMLI; from the coding sequence ATGAAAACAACGGTTACATTCACTTTTTTACTGTTCTTTTGCACCACCTCCTTTTCCGAAATTTTCACGCTGGATCTGAACTCGCCCAACCAGTTCACCGATAATTTCCAAACATCGTATACCGGAACGCCCGTGTCGCAACAAAGTGACGGCGGACTCGGAGGATCGGGATCGATCGATTTCACCAGCGGCGACGGAACTCAGGGATGGTACACTAAATTCTCATTCGATCCGATTGATGTCGGAGGAAGTCTGTCTTTGTCCTATGCATTTCAGTACCATGACAATGATGAGAAGCTGTCTAGTGTTTCCGGAGTAAAAATCGGTTTTTGTACCGATCCGACCTCGCCCTCTAATCAATACGGGATGCCCTCCTCAGGATTGCTTGGCGACCTGGGAATGTGGAGCTGGGGAAACGCAATATTATCCAGTGACTCATCCGGTATGATCAGCGGAGGCTTGGGGAACGCTATTTCCATGACGGATTATGGCTGGTACGAAATCGGACTTGCACTTTCCCGAACCGCAGACACAACGTACGACATCACCTATTCATTCTGGTCGCTGAATGATGACGGGGAAAAAGACACGCAACTCGGATTTAACAGTGGAACGCCGTATGACTCCTCGAAGTTTAATACCACACTATATGCCTTCCTGGCTTTGGAAAATCCGACTGCTACGGCAACCTTTAATGCTCTGGATAACATAACACTCAGCAGCACCGGCACTATTAATGATCTCGCAATCCCCGAACCAAGTTCATTAACTCTGGCCGGGTTCATCTGTGCATTTGCTTTTTTCATTCGCAGACGAATGCTGATCTAA
- a CDS encoding DUF3108 domain-containing protein gives MKRFAAALLCLFFSAQIRAENFSGCFIPGEISEYKVSWMGVPLAWSRSTTDVVNHNGTDRIRITMVSRTYTAYDHIYKVDDKTEVILDPESALPIQLDLMLNEGNRKKSHLTTFDHTRGEAVFIDRMAGTTNVVAIAPDTREILSFLYSSRIRDLTVMKEQIHTLFVDGKMHEVGLTLGKTKRLKIPDRGKVESIRIEPLAEFDGLFLRQGKIFFWVSKADRRMVTLVQASVPVGKVNVKLQNVSGPGHDFWVKEQE, from the coding sequence ATGAAACGTTTCGCTGCCGCCCTGCTCTGCCTCTTTTTTTCCGCACAGATCCGGGCGGAAAACTTTTCCGGCTGTTTTATTCCCGGCGAAATATCGGAATATAAGGTTTCCTGGATGGGGGTTCCGCTGGCGTGGTCGAGATCGACCACCGATGTGGTGAATCACAACGGGACCGACCGCATCCGAATCACCATGGTTTCCAGAACCTATACAGCGTATGACCACATTTACAAGGTGGATGACAAAACCGAGGTGATTCTTGACCCGGAAAGCGCTCTGCCGATCCAGCTGGACCTGATGCTCAATGAAGGCAACCGGAAAAAAAGTCACCTGACCACCTTCGATCATACCCGGGGAGAAGCGGTGTTCATTGACCGCATGGCCGGCACAACGAATGTTGTTGCCATTGCCCCGGATACCCGGGAAATTCTAAGCTTTCTCTATTCCTCTCGCATCAGAGACCTCACTGTTATGAAAGAACAGATCCATACGCTGTTTGTTGACGGTAAAATGCATGAAGTCGGACTGACACTGGGAAAAACCAAACGGCTGAAAATTCCGGACCGGGGAAAAGTGGAGAGCATTCGGATTGAACCGCTGGCCGAATTCGACGGCTTATTTCTCCGCCAGGGGAAAATCTTTTTTTGGGTTTCAAAGGCGGATCGCCGTATGGTTACTTTAGTACAGGCCAGTGTTCCGGTGGGCAAAGTGAATGTAAAACTGCAGAATGTTTCTGGACCGGGCCATGATTTCTGGGTGAAGGAGCAAGAATGA
- a CDS encoding dCMP deaminase family protein: MNQEEQKRPDWDEYFMDIAHVVSKRGNCCRRKVAAVIVRDRRIISTGYNGTPRGIPNCFEGGCPRCNSDAPSGSDLGDCICAHAEENAIVQAAYHGISVRDGSLYCTLSPCLLCTKMIINAGIKEVIYEEEYHFSPQSRELFATAGVICRQFKRK, from the coding sequence ATGAATCAGGAAGAACAGAAACGTCCCGACTGGGATGAATATTTCATGGACATCGCACATGTAGTCTCCAAACGGGGAAACTGTTGCAGGCGGAAGGTTGCCGCTGTGATTGTCCGGGACCGGCGGATTATCTCTACCGGCTACAACGGTACCCCGCGGGGCATCCCCAACTGTTTTGAAGGCGGCTGCCCGCGCTGTAACTCGGATGCACCGTCGGGCTCGGACCTGGGCGACTGCATCTGCGCCCATGCGGAGGAAAATGCGATTGTTCAGGCAGCGTATCATGGCATCAGCGTCCGCGACGGATCGCTCTACTGCACGCTGAGTCCCTGTCTGCTCTGCACCAAAATGATTATCAATGCAGGTATTAAAGAAGTGATTTATGAAGAGGAATACCATTTCAGCCCGCAGTCGCGTGAACTTTTCGCGACGGCGGGTGTAATCTGTCGCCAGTTTAAACGAAAATAA
- a CDS encoding peptidase, translated as MSNGLKILFIFVDGFGLGSDNPVVNPLRDSRFTNLGKLLDSAIPIDACLGVDGIPQSATGQASLLGGFNAPQAMGRHIEGFPPPRLKKLIEKENIFSKLRKLGKAPTFANAYWIDDPLNIPLNRQSVTTVMALTANGKVRHKDELLNGKAVNHDITRWTMHERGYDGPHISEEEAAAHLLTVAAEHDFTLYEYFLTDRAGHSGNPELIFQCLKSLEKFLPITATFGNHPNQLFLLCSDHGNIEDRTTRTHTLNPVPLIAIGDGAEHFQSLENLADVTPAILRLF; from the coding sequence ATGAGCAACGGTTTAAAAATTCTATTTATCTTTGTGGATGGATTCGGGCTCGGCTCCGACAATCCTGTCGTTAACCCATTGCGCGATTCCCGTTTTACAAACCTTGGAAAACTGCTTGATTCAGCCATTCCGATCGATGCGTGCCTCGGCGTCGACGGCATCCCGCAGAGTGCCACCGGCCAGGCCTCGCTCCTTGGCGGCTTCAATGCCCCGCAGGCCATGGGCCGGCATATTGAAGGCTTCCCCCCGCCCCGACTCAAAAAACTGATCGAAAAAGAGAATATTTTTTCCAAACTTCGGAAACTCGGCAAAGCCCCCACCTTTGCCAATGCCTACTGGATCGACGACCCGCTCAATATTCCGCTCAACCGGCAATCTGTCACGACGGTCATGGCACTGACAGCCAACGGCAAAGTGCGCCATAAAGATGAACTGCTGAACGGAAAAGCCGTCAACCACGATATCACCCGCTGGACCATGCACGAGCGTGGATACGACGGTCCCCATATTTCCGAAGAAGAGGCTGCCGCCCATCTACTGACGGTAGCGGCGGAACACGACTTCACCCTGTACGAATATTTTCTGACCGACCGTGCCGGCCACTCCGGTAATCCCGAGCTGATTTTCCAATGCCTGAAGTCGCTCGAAAAATTTCTTCCCATTACCGCAACATTCGGAAATCACCCTAATCAGCTGTTTCTGCTCTGCTCCGACCACGGCAACATCGAAGACCGCACAACCCGAACCCACACCCTCAATCCCGTCCCGCTGATCGCCATCGGCGATGGTGCCGAACACTTCCAATCCCTGGAAAATCTCGCCGACGTTACCCCTGCTATCCTTCGTTTATTCTGA
- a CDS encoding carbohydrate kinase: MKIRVERAEELLGSASEKRILVVGDLMMDRFVYGSVSRISPEAPVPVVHVSHEKAMPGGACNVASNLLALGGKASMAGIIGKDPIGRELRDQLSNNGVLLNALIEHAAHPTCVKTRIVADQQQVVRVDREEYLSVSTKEMDDFCSRMVKEINCADGVIIEDYGKGSVQQEVVDTILTAAQKKGIPVGYDPKDGHILKMEGVSVVTPNRKEAFGSAGVTESKPADNPLEDEALLETGRILDEKWKARHTLITLGPHGMLLLNRGEKAQHIPTRAREVFDVSGAGDTVIATYVLALACGASYLEAAELSNFAAGVVVGKLGTATCTQSELISYMKKHADEI; encoded by the coding sequence ATGAAAATTAGGGTAGAACGTGCAGAAGAGCTGCTCGGAAGCGCATCCGAAAAACGAATTCTCGTGGTGGGCGATTTAATGATGGATCGCTTTGTCTATGGCAGCGTCTCCAGAATTTCCCCCGAAGCCCCGGTTCCGGTGGTTCACGTTTCTCACGAAAAAGCCATGCCCGGCGGAGCCTGCAATGTAGCCTCCAACCTGCTGGCACTCGGAGGAAAAGCCTCCATGGCCGGTATTATCGGAAAAGACCCAATCGGCCGGGAACTCAGAGATCAGCTTTCAAATAACGGCGTTCTGCTGAATGCTCTCATTGAACACGCGGCTCATCCGACCTGCGTAAAAACCCGTATTGTGGCCGATCAGCAGCAGGTGGTCCGGGTGGACCGCGAGGAATACCTGTCGGTTTCCACCAAGGAGATGGACGATTTCTGCTCCCGCATGGTCAAGGAAATCAACTGTGCCGACGGGGTCATAATCGAGGACTACGGCAAGGGCTCCGTTCAACAGGAAGTGGTCGATACCATATTGACGGCCGCTCAAAAGAAGGGCATTCCGGTCGGCTATGACCCCAAGGACGGCCACATTCTGAAAATGGAAGGCGTATCGGTTGTAACACCGAACCGAAAAGAAGCGTTCGGATCTGCCGGCGTTACAGAGTCCAAACCGGCTGACAATCCGCTTGAAGACGAGGCGCTGCTCGAAACCGGACGCATTCTCGATGAAAAATGGAAGGCCCGGCACACCCTCATCACTCTCGGCCCACACGGTATGCTGCTGCTCAACCGGGGCGAAAAAGCACAGCATATTCCCACCCGCGCCCGCGAAGTGTTTGATGTCTCCGGAGCTGGCGATACCGTAATTGCCACCTATGTCCTCGCCCTCGCCTGCGGAGCCTCCTATCTCGAAGCTGCAGAGCTCTCCAACTTTGCCGCAGGCGTAGTCGTCGGCAAACTCGGCACCGCCACCTGCACACAATCCGAACTGATCAGCTATATGAAGAAACACGCCGACGAGATTTAA